A region of the Variovorax sp. 54 genome:
CAAAGCCGGTTCCGCGGTGTTCCACGAAAAAGCCGCAACGAGCGACTGTTATGACTCAAGCTTCCGCCGAATCCATCGTTCCTCTTTCTCCCGTGGCCGTGGTGCAAACCGCGGGCAAGGTCCGCACGCCCTGGGGCGAGTGCTGGCGCCGCTTCAAGAAGCAGCCCGTGGGCATCGTCGCGGCCATCTTCGTGGGGCTGCTGGTGTTCATTGCGGTGTTCGCACCGTGGATCGTGCCCTTCGACCCCGAGAATTTCTTCGACTACGACATGCTGAACAGCGGGCCCTCGGCCACGCACTGGTTCGGCGTCGATCCGCTGGGCCGCGACATCTTCAGCCGCATCCTGGCGGGCACGCGCATCTCGCTGGCGGCCGGCTTTCTGTCGGTACTGGTGGGCGGCTTCATCGGCACGGCCTTCGGCCTGCTGGCGGGCTACTACGAAGGCTGGTGGGACCGCATCGTGATGCGCATCTCGGACGTGCTGTTCGCCTTCCCCGGCATCCTGCTGGCGCTGGGCGTGGTGGCCATTCTGGGCAGCAGCATGACCAACGTGGTGGTGGCGGTGTCGGTGTTCAGCGTGCCGGCCTTTGCGCGCCTGGTGCGCGGCAACACGCTGGTGCTCAAGCAGCAGACCTACATCGAGGCCGAGCGCAGCATCGGCGCGTCGGACTGGACCATCATCGTGCGGCACATCCTGCCGGGCACGATCTCGTCGATCGTCGTGTACTTCTCGATGCGCGTGGGCACCTCGATCATCACGGCGGCCAGCCTGTCGTTCCTGGGCATGGGCGCGCAGCCGCCGACGCCCGAGTGGGGCGCAATGCTCAACGAAGCCCGCGCCGACATGGTGACCTCGCCGCACGTGGCGCTGTTCCCCAGCCTGGCCATCTTCTTCACCGTGCTGGCCTTCAACCTGCTGGGCGACGCCCTGCGCGACGCGCTCGATCCGAAGATCGACCGCCAGTAAGTTCTTCGTTCTCTCTTCATGGCCCCGACGACCTCCCTGCCCTTCATCGGCACCCTGCCCCCGGGCACGCGCGACGCCATCACCGACGTTGCGGGCGTCACGGTCGGCCACCGCACGCTGGCCGACGGCCCGGTGCAGACCGGCGTGACCGTGATCCGTCCGCACGCGGGCGACCCGTTCCGCGACAAGGTGCCGGCCGCGGCCGTGGTGCTCAACGGTTTCGGCAAGAGCGTGGGGCTGGTGCAGCTGGCCGAACTCGGCGTGCTGGAAACGCCGATCGCGCTGACCAACACCTTCTCGGTCGGCACCGTGGCCACGGCGCAGATCCGCGACTGCGCGGCGGCCAACCCCGAGACCGGTCGCGCGCTGCCCACGGTGAACCCGCTGGTCTTCGAATGCAACGACGGTTTTCTCAACGACATCCAGCGGCTGGCCGTGACCGAGGCCGACTACCTGCAGGCACTGGCCGCCACCGATGCGGACTTTGCGCAGGGCTCGGTCGGCGCGGGTCGCGGCATGTCGAGCTTCCAGCTCAAGGGCGGCATTGGCAGCGCGTCGCGCCGCGTGGCGATGGCCGATGGCACGACCTGCACGGTCGGCGCGCTCGTGCTCGCGAACTACGGGCGTCAGCCGCAGCTGGTGCTGGCCGGGCATGCGGTGGGCGAACGGCTCGCGGCGCTGCAGCAGGCGTCGAAGGAATCCTCGGAGCCCGAGAAGGGCTCGATCATCATCGTCCTCGCCACCGACGCGCCGCTCGACGCGCGCCAGCTGCGCCGCCTCGCACTGCGCGCGGGCGCAGGGCTGGCCCGCACCGGTTCGGTCTTCGGCCACGGCAGCGGCGACCTCGTGCTGGCTTTCTCCACCGCCTACACCGTGCCCGACCGCGCCGACCGGCCCATGCCGGCCGTCGCGATGCTGCACGACACCCTGCTCGACGGGCTGTTCCAGGCCGCGGCCGACAGCACCGAGCAGGCTATTCTTCATGCGCTGTGGCGCGCCACGCCCGTCACGGGCCGCGATGGCAACCACCGCGCCACGCTTGGCGAGCTGCTGCCGGCGTCTTCCCTTTCACCTCTGGTCTGAAACACACGCTCATGAAAGTCCTGATCTCCACCGACATCGAAGGCGTGGCTGGCGTCTACCACCACGAGCAGGCGCGCCAAGGCAACCCCGAGTACGAACGTGCCCGCGTGCTGATGGCGCAGGAGGCCAACGCCGCGATTGCGGGCGCCTTCGACGCCGGCGCCACCGAGGTGCTGGTGAACGACTCGCACGGCGGCTTTCGCAACATGCCGCCCGACGTGCTCGATGCACGCGCCCGCGTGGTGCAAGGCAAGCCGCGCTACCTGAGCATGGTGGCCGGCGTGGAGGAAGACGGCGTGCAAGCGGTCTGCATGATCGGCTACCACTCGCGTGCCCAAGGCCGCGGCATCCTCGCGCACACGATCAACGGCTTTGCCTTTGCGGGCATCCGGTTCGGCGACCAGGAACTGGGCGAAGCCGGGATCTACGGCGCGCTGGCCGGCGAGTACGGCGTGCCCGTGGTGATGGGCAGTGGCGACGACGTGTTCATCTCCGAAAACCAGGCGCTCTTTCCGCACGCGACCTTCGTGCAGACCAAGAAGGCGACCGGCTTCAACAGCGGCGTGTCGCTCTCGCCGGAACAGTCGCGCCAGGCGATCCGTGCCGGCGTGATCGAAGCGCTGGCCGCGCGTGCCCATGCGCGTCCGTTGGTCTTCAAGGGCCCGCAGGTGGTCACGCTGCGCACCCAGTCGCCGATGATGGCCGACCTGTTCTGCCAGTGGCCGAGCTTCGAACGCGTCGATGGCGTCACGCTGCGCTTCACCGCCGACACGGTGGAGTCGGCCGTGCGCATGCTGAACTGCTGCTCGGCGATGTCGGCGATGCTGCGCTGAAGCCTCTCAGGGCAGCGCGAGGCTGAAGCGCACGTGGCCGTCCTGCCCGGCGCTTTCGAGCCGGGCGTGCCCGCGGTGCAGCTCCGCAATCTGATGCACGAGGTACAGCCCCAACCCGGCGCCCGGTGAGCGCGCCGCCTGCCGGCCGCGAAAGTACTTCTCGAACAGCCGCGCCACCTCGTCGTGCGGGATCGCGTCGCCGGGATTGCTCACGCGAATGTTCAGGCCGCCCTCCCCATCCGGCCCCGCCGGCACCACGTCCAGCACGATCGCCCGGCCCGCCGGCGTGTGGCGGTCGGCATTGGCCAGCAGGTTGCGCAGCGCCACGCGCAGCAGCCCGGGGTCGCACACCAGCTGTGGCGGCAACTGCCCGTCGTGCCACACGACGCGGCCGTCTGGCCAGTCGGCCACCAGGTCTTCGAACAGCTCCAGCAGCTCGTCACGCTCGCAAGAGCGCGGCTGGAACGGCGTCTGACCGGCTTCCATGCGATCGGAGGTGAGGTACTCGTCGACCAGCGCGGTCATGCGCTGCGCGGCGGCGCGCAGGTTCAGGCAACGCGCCAGGGTCTTCTCGCGCGCGGCATCGAGGTTCTTGGCAATCTGCTGCGCCGTGGTGTGGATGATGGCCAGCGGCGTGCGGAACTCGTGCGACACCATCGCGACGAAATCCACCTGCGACTGCTTGGCGCGGCGCTCGGTCTCCAGCGCCGCGCGCAGGTCGACCTCGAGGCGCTGGCGCTGCTCGATCTCGCCGCGCAGGTCGGCCGTGCGCCGGCGCACTTCCGCCTCCAACCGGTCGTTCTGGCGGCCGACCACGTGCACGAGGCGCGCCTGCGCGGCTTCCTTCTCGCGGCGCAGCTGGTCGTAGCGGCGGTTCAGCCGCATGCTCATCAGCAGCAGGTGCAGCAGCGTGCCGACGGCGGTCGCGTTGTCGGTCCAGACACCGGCCGGCAGCCAGCCCTTGTTGCGCAGAAAGCTCACCACCACGCCCACGTAGTAGATGCCGAAGATGATGAGAAAGGCGCGCGCCTGGCCCTGGTCGCGCGGCAGCAGCCACAGCGCCGCGCCGATCAGGTACACGATGCACAGCATCGCCGTCCCCTGCACCGTCTGCATGGCCACGCCGTTGGCGCCGCCCAGCACCAGCACCACCCCCACCACGCTCACCAGGCCCACCGCATTCATCGCCACGCGGGTGAAACGCGGCCACTGCAGGTCGGCGCCCAGCTGCATGACGGCGAACCGGATGCCGATGCCCACGCCTGCGCAGATCGACAGGCTCAGCAGCATGTCGGACAGCCGCGCCGGCATCGCGAACAGCTGCTGCGGCAACCCGGCCGACAGGAACTCGACCAGCAGCGCGTTCGAGACATAGACCAGGTACCAGGCGCTCACGCGCTCGCGCGTCATCTGCCAGAACAGGGCGTGGAAGGCGATCAGCATCAGGCCGAAACCGAAGCCCAGGCCGTAGAAGAGGTACTCGCGCCGCGCAGTGCCCGCGTAGACCTCGGGTGCGGCGAAGCCGATGGTGGTCGACAGGGCGTTGCGCGACTGCAGGCGCAGCAGCAGCGGCGTGGGCGCGGCGCTCTCCAGGGTCAGCGGCAGCTGCGCGTTGCGCGCGTCGATGGGCCAGTTCTCGCGGCCGATGTCTTCGCCGGAATGAACGGCCAGGTGCCAGCGGCCCGCGTCGTCCTGGCGGTACAGCCGCACGTCGTCGAGCAGCGCGTTCTTGAATTGCGCCAGCCACCGCTGCTGGGGCACGTCGGCTGGGCGTTGCACCTCGAGCCGGATCCACACGGCGTCGCGGGTGAAGCCCGCGTTCACGGCGCCGGGCAAGGCCTTCCAGCCCGAGGCGGCGGCGGCGGCGTCGGCGCTCAGCTGGCCTTCGGGGTCGCGCAGCATCGACAGCTGGCCGTGACTGTCGACGCTCGCCAGCGGATTCAGCTGCAGCACGCCGGCTGCGGCCGCTGTCGAAAAGAGAAGGCCCCACACGACGAGGCAACCGCACAACCACAGGCACCGAGCGAGGCGTTTCATGGGCGCGGATTATCGATGCCGCACCTAGAATCTGGGCGCCTTTCACGCCGCTTAGAAACGCTCAGATTCCCCCGTCCGCCAGCCCCTACCCTGTTCCCCATGCGTGATGTGATCCTGCTGGAAGATGAAGCCGTGCTGCGTGAAGAGTTGAGCGAGTTCCTGGCCGGCAGCGGCTACCGGGTCGATGCCGAGGCGTCGCTCGAAGGCTTCCGCCGCACCTACGACCCGGCCCGCCACGGCATCGCGCTGGTTGACCTCGGGCTGCCCGACGGCGACGGCCTGTCGCTGATCCGCGAACTGCGCGAACGCGGCGAGCGCCTGGGCATCGTCGTGCTGACGGCACGCGGCGGCGCCCGCGACCGCGTGACCGGACTGGACATCGGCGCGGACTACTACCTGTCGAAAACAACCGACCTCGATGAACTGGCGGCCACGCTGGCGGCGCTGTCGCGGCGCCTTGGCGATTCGCCCGCTGCCGTGCCGGCCGACGCCTGGGTGCTGGAACTGGGCCCGCGCCGGCTGTCGCCGCCGGGCTTTGCGCCCATTGCGCTGTCGGAGCAGGACCTCACGGTGCTGCACGAGCTGATGCGCAGCGGCGGCGAAATTGCCAGCCGCCAGCAGATCGTGCAGGCGCTCGGTGAGCACTACCTGAGCTACGACCAGCGCCGCCTCGACACCCAGATTCGCCGTCTGCGGCGCAAGGTCAGCGAGGCCACGGGGCTGGTGCTGCCGATCACCACGGCGCGCAACGCCGGCTACCGCTTCCACGCCAAGACGCTCATCCGGCGCTAGCCCGGCGCCGGTCGGGCGCCGGGCTAGCGCTCAGAAACGCTCAGTTTCATTTCGATACCCGCCGCTAATCTGCGGCACAGGCAGCGACTTGAGGCACGGATGAAGGCATGAGCGATCTCGCCAGGACAACTTCTTATGTGGTCCCCTACGTGGTCCACGTCAAAGGCCAGAACTTCACTTTGAAGGACGTCATGGTGGCCGCCGACATCTACCGGCTGCGGATCGAGGAGCAGATCGGCGATCCGCTGCGGGTCGTGCGTTGCTTCCAGGCCTGGTCGAAGGAGCGCCACCACGGCATCGAGCACCTGAACCGGACGGAAGCCAGGCTGGCCCGGGAATGGCTCAATGCACAGCATCAGGCCGACAAGGCCGCCCGGCAGCTGCTGAGCTCGCCCCAGACCCTGGGCTTCGACTTCAAGCTGCGATAGGCAGGATCGGCAGGATCGCCCGCGCCGTTCTGCACAGGCGCCCCCAGGTTCCTAGAATTCAGCGTCCGGCGACCCCGCGCCGGCGTCCGCGCCTTATCCGGAATAAGCAACCAACCGCCTCGCAACCCGCATGGATGCTGGTGAATAAGCTTATCCGCATAAGGCGCGAACCAAAAAATAGTTTGTTTCCATAAGGCGGGCTTTCAGAATCGCGGCTTCTTGCTGGGGCGCTGGACGCACTGCACTTCAAGACACAGCACGCACGATGTACCAATACACAGAATTCGATCGCCAGTTCGTTCACCAACGCGCTGCCCAGTTCCGAGACCAGCTCGAGCGCTGGCAAAAGAGCCGCCTGCACGAGGACGAGTTCCGCCCCCTGCGCCTGCAAAACGGCTGGTACGTGCAGCGCTACGCGCCGATGCTGCGCGTGGCCGTGCCGTACGGCGAGCTGTCGAGCAAGCAGCTGCGCGTGCTCGCCCGCATTGCCCGCGAGTACGACGAGCCCGAAGCCGAGGTCTACCGCAAGGCCATCGAAATCCAGGGCCAGCTCGGCAGCCATAAGCTGCCCACCCACTACGCCCACTTCACGACGCGCCAGAACGTCCAGTACAACTGGATTCCGCTGGCCAAGTCGGCCGACGTGATGGACCTGCTGGCCTCGGTCGATATGCACGGCATCCAGACCAGCGGCAATTGCATCCGCAACATCACGAGCGACGAGCGCGCCGGCGTGGCCGTCGACGAGATCGCCGACCCGCGTCCGTTCGCGGAAATCATGCGCCAGTGGAGCACGCTGCACCCTGAGTTCGCCTTCCTGCCGCGCAAGTTCAAGATCGCCATCACGGGCGCCACCGAAGACCGCGCCGCCACTGGCTGGCACGACGTGGGCCTGCACGTGGTGAAGAACGAGGCGGGCGACATCGGCTTCCGCGTGCAAGTGGGCGGCGGCATGGGCCGCACGCCGATCATCGGCACCGTGCTGCGCGAGTTCCTGCCCTGGCAGCAGATCATGAATTACCTCGAAGCGGTGATTCGTGTCTACAACCGCTATGGCCGCCGCGACAACATCTACAAGGCGCGCATCAAGATCCTGGTGAAGGCTGAAGGCCAGCGCTACATCGACGACGTCGAGGCCGAGTACAAGCAGATCATCGAGCACGACGGCGCGCCGCACACCATCACGCAGGAAGAGTACGACCGCGTGGCCGCCTCCTTCGTGCCGCCGACGCTGGCCACCCGCGTGCTGCAAAGCGCCGAAAAAACCGACGCCGAACTGCGCGCCTACGCCGCCGACGACGTCATGTTCGCGCGCTGGCTGGCCCGCAACGTCGACGCGCACAAGAACCCTGCACTGCGCGCCGTCACGCTGTCGTTCAAGCGCCTGAAGCAGGCCCCCGGCGACGCCTCGGCCGACCAGCTCGACACCGTTGCCGAGCTGGCCGACCGTTTCTCGGCCGGCGAAGCCCGC
Encoded here:
- a CDS encoding DmpA family aminopeptidase; its protein translation is MAPTTSLPFIGTLPPGTRDAITDVAGVTVGHRTLADGPVQTGVTVIRPHAGDPFRDKVPAAAVVLNGFGKSVGLVQLAELGVLETPIALTNTFSVGTVATAQIRDCAAANPETGRALPTVNPLVFECNDGFLNDIQRLAVTEADYLQALAATDADFAQGSVGAGRGMSSFQLKGGIGSASRRVAMADGTTCTVGALVLANYGRQPQLVLAGHAVGERLAALQQASKESSEPEKGSIIIVLATDAPLDARQLRRLALRAGAGLARTGSVFGHGSGDLVLAFSTAYTVPDRADRPMPAVAMLHDTLLDGLFQAAADSTEQAILHALWRATPVTGRDGNHRATLGELLPASSLSPLV
- a CDS encoding sensor histidine kinase; the encoded protein is MKRLARCLWLCGCLVVWGLLFSTAAAAGVLQLNPLASVDSHGQLSMLRDPEGQLSADAAAAASGWKALPGAVNAGFTRDAVWIRLEVQRPADVPQQRWLAQFKNALLDDVRLYRQDDAGRWHLAVHSGEDIGRENWPIDARNAQLPLTLESAAPTPLLLRLQSRNALSTTIGFAAPEVYAGTARREYLFYGLGFGFGLMLIAFHALFWQMTRERVSAWYLVYVSNALLVEFLSAGLPQQLFAMPARLSDMLLSLSICAGVGIGIRFAVMQLGADLQWPRFTRVAMNAVGLVSVVGVVLVLGGANGVAMQTVQGTAMLCIVYLIGAALWLLPRDQGQARAFLIIFGIYYVGVVVSFLRNKGWLPAGVWTDNATAVGTLLHLLLMSMRLNRRYDQLRREKEAAQARLVHVVGRQNDRLEAEVRRRTADLRGEIEQRQRLEVDLRAALETERRAKQSQVDFVAMVSHEFRTPLAIIHTTAQQIAKNLDAAREKTLARCLNLRAAAQRMTALVDEYLTSDRMEAGQTPFQPRSCERDELLELFEDLVADWPDGRVVWHDGQLPPQLVCDPGLLRVALRNLLANADRHTPAGRAIVLDVVPAGPDGEGGLNIRVSNPGDAIPHDEVARLFEKYFRGRQAARSPGAGLGLYLVHQIAELHRGHARLESAGQDGHVRFSLALP
- a CDS encoding M55 family metallopeptidase, with amino-acid sequence MKVLISTDIEGVAGVYHHEQARQGNPEYERARVLMAQEANAAIAGAFDAGATEVLVNDSHGGFRNMPPDVLDARARVVQGKPRYLSMVAGVEEDGVQAVCMIGYHSRAQGRGILAHTINGFAFAGIRFGDQELGEAGIYGALAGEYGVPVVMGSGDDVFISENQALFPHATFVQTKKATGFNSGVSLSPEQSRQAIRAGVIEALAARAHARPLVFKGPQVVTLRTQSPMMADLFCQWPSFERVDGVTLRFTADTVESAVRMLNCCSAMSAMLR
- a CDS encoding nitrite/sulfite reductase — protein: MYQYTEFDRQFVHQRAAQFRDQLERWQKSRLHEDEFRPLRLQNGWYVQRYAPMLRVAVPYGELSSKQLRVLARIAREYDEPEAEVYRKAIEIQGQLGSHKLPTHYAHFTTRQNVQYNWIPLAKSADVMDLLASVDMHGIQTSGNCIRNITSDERAGVAVDEIADPRPFAEIMRQWSTLHPEFAFLPRKFKIAITGATEDRAATGWHDVGLHVVKNEAGDIGFRVQVGGGMGRTPIIGTVLREFLPWQQIMNYLEAVIRVYNRYGRRDNIYKARIKILVKAEGQRYIDDVEAEYKQIIEHDGAPHTITQEEYDRVAASFVPPTLATRVLQSAEKTDAELRAYAADDVMFARWLARNVDAHKNPALRAVTLSFKRLKQAPGDASADQLDTVAELADRFSAGEARVTHDQNVVLPWVHAEDLHALWLAARAAGFASANVHLLTDMIACPGGDFCSLANARSIPIAEAITERYQDLDELDDLGEIDLHISGCINSCGHHHSGHIGILGVDKDGKEWYQVTLGGSDGSALSGASQAGKAVGPSFSAAEVPGVIEAVLTTYRDTRENGETFIDTLRRVGHDPFKASANGARFKVEEAA
- the gsiD gene encoding glutathione ABC transporter permease GsiD, yielding MTQASAESIVPLSPVAVVQTAGKVRTPWGECWRRFKKQPVGIVAAIFVGLLVFIAVFAPWIVPFDPENFFDYDMLNSGPSATHWFGVDPLGRDIFSRILAGTRISLAAGFLSVLVGGFIGTAFGLLAGYYEGWWDRIVMRISDVLFAFPGILLALGVVAILGSSMTNVVVAVSVFSVPAFARLVRGNTLVLKQQTYIEAERSIGASDWTIIVRHILPGTISSIVVYFSMRVGTSIITAASLSFLGMGAQPPTPEWGAMLNEARADMVTSPHVALFPSLAIFFTVLAFNLLGDALRDALDPKIDRQ
- a CDS encoding response regulator transcription factor codes for the protein MRDVILLEDEAVLREELSEFLAGSGYRVDAEASLEGFRRTYDPARHGIALVDLGLPDGDGLSLIRELRERGERLGIVVLTARGGARDRVTGLDIGADYYLSKTTDLDELAATLAALSRRLGDSPAAVPADAWVLELGPRRLSPPGFAPIALSEQDLTVLHELMRSGGEIASRQQIVQALGEHYLSYDQRRLDTQIRRLRRKVSEATGLVLPITTARNAGYRFHAKTLIRR